A DNA window from Agarivorans sp. TSD2052 contains the following coding sequences:
- a CDS encoding diguanylate cyclase domain-containing protein, with product MNSFATLYVNTEKGRGVADVDLVSFFHSIVETDSGYWLFQPNDDLVTVRYPWVANETDKMSLEQWLQKIDIRCRSAFQQAMHASLSNNTALVCHYCHSEDEWLRLHGMPVEIQQQHYLLASVLPLTMPVINDETKLRDPQSGLLSAPLFRELLIQAMRLSQRNHEPFAILTLHYSSNDSSLVCAIVAQVLQQQLRRSDSIAQYSDGELIALLYGASRAAANSVAEKLTLQLQQQLQGVSLDSLKVGWAYYPEHGDNVDTLLAHRLDSVELLSPY from the coding sequence GTGAATAGCTTTGCTACACTCTATGTAAACACTGAAAAAGGACGTGGCGTGGCGGATGTAGATCTTGTGAGCTTTTTTCATAGTATTGTGGAAACGGATAGTGGTTATTGGTTGTTTCAGCCAAATGATGATCTCGTGACTGTACGTTACCCTTGGGTGGCCAATGAAACGGATAAAATGTCTTTAGAGCAATGGTTGCAGAAAATTGATATTCGGTGCCGGTCGGCTTTCCAGCAAGCGATGCATGCTAGCTTAAGCAATAACACGGCACTGGTTTGTCATTATTGCCATAGTGAAGATGAGTGGTTGCGCCTTCACGGTATGCCGGTTGAAATTCAGCAGCAACATTACTTGCTAGCCAGTGTATTACCCTTAACCATGCCGGTGATTAACGATGAGACTAAACTACGCGATCCGCAAAGTGGTTTGCTGTCTGCCCCTTTATTTCGTGAGTTGCTGATTCAAGCGATGCGTTTAAGCCAACGCAATCATGAACCCTTTGCCATTCTCACTTTGCATTACTCTAGCAATGACTCTTCGTTGGTGTGCGCTATTGTTGCCCAAGTTTTACAACAACAGTTGCGGCGTTCTGACAGTATCGCCCAATATAGTGATGGCGAGTTAATTGCTTTGTTATATGGGGCAAGCAGAGCCGCGGCCAACAGCGTGGCAGAAAAACTGACTTTACAGCTACAACAACAATTACAAGGCGTGTCTTTGGATAGTTTAAAAGTAGGGTGGGCCTACTATCCTGAGCATGGGGATAACGTAGATACTCTATTGGCTCATCGCTTAGATTCCGTAGAATTATTGTCGCCCTATTAA
- the dapA gene encoding 4-hydroxy-tetrahydrodipicolinate synthase — protein MFRGSIVALVTPFTEGEVDYAAIRELVEWHINQGTHGIVPVGTTGESPTLSHDEHIAVVRAVVEQAKGRVPVIAGAGSNNPVEAIEYTKAAQQAGADATLHVAGYYNRPNQEGLYQHFKMLHDATDIPIVLYNIPPRAVVDLSPVTIAKLALLPRIVGVKDATGDLSRPLFERQLISADFCWLSGEDATAVSYNLSGGQGCISVTANVAPKLCSQMQQATLDGDYAKASEIQDKLIPLHQAMFLEPSPAGAKYAMSLLNKCKAECRLPVTELSDTTKSRIRKEMETLELI, from the coding sequence ATGTTTAGAGGATCGATTGTAGCGCTAGTTACTCCCTTTACAGAAGGCGAGGTGGATTATGCGGCGATTCGCGAGTTAGTTGAATGGCATATTAATCAAGGGACTCACGGTATTGTACCAGTAGGTACGACTGGTGAAAGCCCCACCTTAAGCCATGACGAACATATCGCGGTGGTAAGAGCGGTAGTTGAACAAGCTAAGGGAAGAGTACCTGTTATCGCTGGCGCGGGGTCTAATAACCCGGTTGAAGCGATTGAATATACAAAGGCTGCTCAACAAGCTGGAGCCGACGCGACATTGCATGTGGCGGGTTATTATAACCGCCCAAATCAAGAAGGCCTTTACCAACACTTTAAGATGTTGCATGACGCGACCGATATTCCGATTGTTTTGTATAACATTCCACCTCGTGCGGTGGTGGATTTGAGCCCCGTGACCATCGCTAAGTTGGCTTTGTTACCCCGTATCGTCGGCGTGAAAGACGCTACCGGTGATTTATCACGACCGTTGTTTGAACGTCAATTAATCAGTGCTGACTTTTGTTGGTTAAGTGGTGAGGATGCAACCGCAGTCTCTTATAATTTGAGTGGTGGCCAAGGGTGTATCTCTGTCACCGCTAACGTTGCACCCAAGTTATGTTCGCAAATGCAACAAGCCACTTTAGATGGTGACTATGCGAAAGCGAGTGAGATTCAAGACAAGTTGATTCCTTTGCATCAGGCGATGTTTTTGGAGCCAAGCCCTGCCGGTGCTAAGTACGCCATGTCTTTGCTTAACAAATGTAAAGCCGAGTGCCGTTTACCCGTAACTGAGTTGTCTGACACCACCAAGAGCCGCATCCGTAAGGAAATGGAAACTCTTGAGTTGATATAG
- the rsmC gene encoding 16S rRNA (guanine(1207)-N(2))-methyltransferase RsmC, with protein MNTSLHTTSQVLARHDNLFAQQHLVVAGQLADNYPLSLLEQVESLQLCCTHYGHYRYYQANQHRRLTSQFSATPVINPDSNALLLFMPKAKQEAAYLFAQLLPQLQIGASIFVVGENRGGVKSCEKLLAEFGVKMNKIDSARRCGLYHGELTQAAPPFVAEQWQSEFTIPADDKSLSVKSMPGVFNHGKLDYGSQLLLEQLPPMRGSVLDFGCGAGVIGASLALRYEIDITLLDVSAFAVASSRATLAANSLDGTVLASDGLSEVGQRFDFIVTNPPFHAGIDTQYETTETFLIQAKQHLNANGELWLVANSFLQYEAIIKQHFSRCESKLDNKKFKILRCCI; from the coding sequence ATGAACACCTCGCTACATACCACCAGCCAAGTACTCGCCCGTCATGACAATTTATTTGCTCAACAACACTTAGTTGTAGCAGGTCAGTTAGCCGACAACTACCCTTTATCACTATTAGAACAGGTTGAATCCTTACAACTATGCTGTACTCACTATGGGCACTACCGCTACTACCAAGCTAATCAACACCGTAGGCTCACTAGCCAATTTTCAGCGACCCCAGTGATAAACCCTGATAGCAACGCCCTGCTGTTGTTTATGCCCAAAGCAAAACAAGAAGCGGCCTACCTATTTGCTCAGCTATTACCGCAACTGCAAATTGGCGCAAGTATTTTTGTGGTTGGCGAGAATAGAGGCGGAGTAAAGAGTTGTGAAAAACTACTTGCCGAATTTGGGGTTAAGATGAACAAAATTGATAGTGCTCGCCGCTGTGGGCTCTATCATGGAGAGTTAACCCAAGCGGCCCCTCCGTTTGTTGCCGAGCAATGGCAATCAGAGTTCACCATTCCCGCTGACGATAAAAGCTTGAGTGTTAAATCTATGCCTGGCGTATTTAACCATGGGAAACTAGACTACGGCAGCCAACTTTTACTTGAGCAACTACCGCCTATGCGTGGCTCGGTGCTCGACTTTGGGTGCGGCGCGGGCGTTATTGGTGCAAGCTTGGCACTTCGTTATGAAATCGATATCACGCTGCTCGATGTTAGTGCATTTGCTGTCGCTAGCAGCCGAGCAACTTTAGCAGCAAACTCGCTAGATGGAACAGTACTTGCTTCAGATGGATTAAGCGAGGTGGGTCAACGCTTTGATTTTATCGTTACTAACCCGCCATTCCATGCTGGTATTGATACGCAATATGAAACAACTGAAACGTTTCTTATTCAAGCAAAACAGCATTTAAACGCTAACGGCGAATTATGGTTAGTGGCAAATAGTTTTCTTCAGTATGAAGCAATTATTAAGCAACACTTCTCTCGCTGTGAAAGCAAGCTAGATAACAAAAAATTCAAGATTTTGCGTTGTTGCATATAG
- the glgC gene encoding glucose-1-phosphate adenylyltransferase produces MAGILTMILAGGEGTRLYPLTDSRTKPAVPFGGSYRLIDFALNNFVNSDFLKIYVLTQFKSQSLNIHLRQAWHLSGITDRFIDAVPAQMRVGKRWYDGTADAIYQNARFIEINEPDHVCIFGSDHIYKMDVRQMVDEHRRKEADLTVAAIKVPKEQADQFGIIEVDVEGRMIGFEEKPKVNPKTIPGDPDHVLASMGNYVFERKVLLESLYDDAKEDNSTHDFGHDIIPKLYPKGNVFAYDFTQNDIPGETTSGYWRDVGTLDAYWAAHMDLLDEEPPFSLYNPKFPLHTHYPPLPPATFKDVGDKKVSISQSLISAGSFVLGSEVNRSVLGFRSHVRPGSVISESVLIANCRIGEGCQIRRTIIDKNAEIAPGTIIGENLEEDRKRFTVSPEGIVVIPKNAKVGF; encoded by the coding sequence ATGGCTGGAATTCTTACAATGATCCTCGCGGGTGGAGAAGGCACACGCCTTTATCCGCTAACAGATAGCCGCACTAAACCCGCGGTTCCTTTTGGGGGGAGCTATCGGCTTATCGACTTCGCCTTAAATAACTTTGTTAACTCTGATTTTTTAAAGATTTATGTTCTCACTCAGTTTAAATCGCAATCACTAAATATCCATTTACGCCAAGCTTGGCACTTATCAGGCATTACTGACCGCTTTATTGACGCGGTTCCCGCTCAAATGCGAGTGGGTAAACGCTGGTACGACGGAACCGCTGATGCCATTTACCAAAATGCGCGATTTATTGAGATAAATGAGCCTGATCACGTTTGTATTTTTGGTAGCGACCACATCTACAAGATGGACGTTCGTCAAATGGTAGATGAACATCGCCGTAAAGAAGCAGACCTAACTGTAGCCGCCATTAAGGTGCCTAAAGAGCAAGCCGACCAATTTGGTATCATCGAAGTCGACGTAGAGGGGAGAATGATTGGTTTTGAAGAAAAACCTAAAGTAAACCCTAAAACCATTCCTGGCGACCCTGACCATGTACTGGCCTCTATGGGCAACTACGTATTTGAACGTAAAGTCTTATTAGAATCACTCTACGATGATGCTAAAGAAGACAATTCTACGCATGATTTTGGCCACGACATCATTCCAAAGCTCTACCCTAAGGGTAATGTATTCGCTTACGACTTTACTCAAAACGACATACCAGGTGAGACAACTAGCGGCTATTGGCGTGATGTAGGTACCTTAGATGCCTATTGGGCGGCTCACATGGACTTATTAGATGAAGAGCCACCATTTTCGCTATACAACCCTAAATTTCCACTGCACACCCATTACCCTCCATTGCCACCAGCAACCTTTAAGGATGTAGGAGACAAAAAAGTAAGTATCAGCCAATCTCTGATATCTGCGGGTAGTTTTGTTTTAGGTTCAGAGGTTAACCGCAGTGTACTTGGTTTCAGAAGCCACGTTCGCCCGGGCTCGGTCATTAGCGAGTCGGTGTTAATTGCTAATTGTAGAATTGGCGAAGGCTGTCAGATTCGTCGAACAATCATCGACAAAAATGCTGAAATTGCCCCCGGAACCATTATAGGAGAAAATTTAGAAGAAGATCGCAAACGTTTTACGGTATCTCCAGAAGGAATTGTAGTGATACCGAAAAACGCTAAAGTTGGCTTTTAA
- the glgA gene encoding glycogen synthase GlgA, with amino-acid sequence MTANPVRILFIASEVESLAKTGGLADVAKSLPLALKEHGQDVRIIMPFYKTLKRHDEAEKLFDLRLHTNHDDIEYSVYRLMLEDVPVYLIQQHAYFERDQLYSEGEFAYDDNGERFSFFSRAVFQVAEALDFKPDIFHCNDWHTALIPYLLKQKYAHHPFFCNSKSVLTIHNAAFQGIFEKHQFHLLEGLADGLVDQILDGYNCLNLLKAGIRYADKINAVSPNYAQELLTRLGSHGLCDYFEQRRADLVGILNGCDYSDWDPATDHLLPTNYSSSDLSGKAVCRHTLQVKTNLAQIDVPIFGMVCRLTEQKGFYLLLPALQQFLRHNVQVVIVGTGDSGIVGELEALEKQWPDKLRFIHAYSNELAHLVEAGADFFLMPSLFEPCGLNQMYSLAYATLPIVRGVGGLKDTVVDYDEDPSQATGHIFYDPEPADLLNILRRALLLYLEHPEEFQAMRHRAMKSRFHWQESVWQYEALYNEALNVSPVQQP; translated from the coding sequence GTGACAGCCAATCCTGTCAGGATATTATTTATAGCCTCTGAAGTTGAAAGCCTTGCTAAAACAGGCGGTTTAGCTGACGTGGCTAAATCTTTACCTCTTGCCCTAAAGGAACATGGACAAGACGTAAGAATTATCATGCCTTTCTATAAAACCTTAAAGCGCCATGATGAAGCTGAAAAACTCTTCGACTTACGTTTACACACTAATCATGATGACATCGAATATTCTGTTTATCGTTTAATGCTTGAAGATGTCCCCGTTTATCTTATCCAGCAACATGCTTATTTCGAACGGGATCAATTATATAGCGAAGGCGAGTTTGCCTATGATGATAATGGCGAACGTTTCTCTTTTTTCTCTAGGGCGGTTTTTCAAGTCGCTGAAGCACTAGACTTTAAGCCTGATATTTTTCATTGTAACGACTGGCACACTGCTTTAATCCCTTATCTTCTCAAGCAAAAGTATGCCCATCACCCGTTCTTTTGTAATAGTAAATCGGTATTAACTATCCACAATGCCGCATTCCAAGGCATCTTTGAAAAACACCAGTTTCACCTTCTTGAAGGTTTAGCTGATGGCCTAGTTGACCAAATATTGGATGGCTATAATTGCTTAAACTTACTGAAAGCAGGGATCCGTTACGCCGACAAAATCAATGCTGTTAGCCCTAACTATGCACAAGAGCTACTCACTCGCTTAGGCTCTCACGGTTTATGTGACTATTTCGAACAGCGAAGAGCAGACCTAGTCGGCATTTTGAACGGCTGTGATTATTCTGATTGGGATCCCGCTACTGATCACTTATTACCCACCAATTATTCAAGCAGCGATCTCAGCGGCAAAGCGGTCTGTCGTCATACTTTGCAGGTGAAAACTAATCTTGCTCAGATTGATGTGCCGATATTTGGGATGGTATGCCGTTTAACGGAACAGAAAGGGTTCTACTTATTGCTACCAGCGCTACAACAGTTTTTACGTCATAATGTACAAGTTGTGATTGTTGGGACCGGTGATAGTGGCATTGTGGGCGAACTAGAAGCGCTGGAAAAACAATGGCCTGATAAGCTTCGCTTTATTCACGCTTACAGTAATGAACTAGCCCATTTAGTTGAAGCAGGGGCAGACTTCTTCCTGATGCCTTCTCTATTTGAACCTTGCGGCTTAAACCAAATGTATAGTTTGGCTTATGCGACCTTACCTATTGTTCGCGGAGTGGGTGGTTTAAAAGATACGGTTGTCGATTATGATGAAGATCCAAGCCAAGCAACCGGACATATTTTCTATGATCCAGAGCCAGCAGATCTACTCAATATCTTACGCCGAGCATTGTTGCTATATCTAGAGCACCCCGAAGAATTTCAAGCAATGCGCCACCGCGCAATGAAGTCTCGCTTCCATTGGCAAGAGTCTGTTTGGCAATACGAGGCGCTGTATAATGAAGCGCTAAATGTGAGTCCGGTTCAACAACCATAA
- a CDS encoding late competence development ComFB family protein, translating to MRLSEEIHNFTEFLVGEQLHALNIQKRCDLDTLQDLCCLVLNRLPPRYIRHDVDVLSAISDEERVLLVEKTKVAIEEGLKFLEQDRRKGPRD from the coding sequence ATGCGCTTATCAGAGGAAATTCATAACTTTACTGAGTTCCTAGTAGGTGAACAACTACATGCCTTAAACATTCAAAAGCGCTGTGATTTAGATACCTTGCAAGACTTATGTTGCTTGGTACTTAACCGCTTACCACCGCGTTACATCAGGCATGACGTTGATGTACTAAGTGCAATTAGTGACGAAGAACGGGTGCTATTAGTAGAAAAAACTAAGGTAGCGATTGAAGAAGGGCTTAAGTTTCTCGAACAGGACCGTCGTAAAGGCCCCCGCGATTAA
- a CDS encoding EamA family transporter, protein MKPLDVFFALLVATIWGVNFSVIKFGLMEWPPVLFSALRFAVVAIPAVLIVPFPKTAVRNVLAVGVFLGVIKFSLLFIAMKVGASAGLASLLLQAQVMFTILLSYIWFKEKITVYQLLGIFIACGGFALFFSNSSENLTLLSMLLLLLAGLSWAVSNLFMKRAGGVNVLHFMVWVSLVPPLPLLLFSYLFESKQPIALLLNAQWTTWLALAYVGFISTLLAFALWGRLLTKYSAATVTPFALLVPVVGMLTASLAFNEHLTIIEWMGTCLVLLGLISCVFGASLRTWLAR, encoded by the coding sequence ATGAAACCATTGGATGTGTTTTTCGCCTTGTTGGTGGCAACTATTTGGGGGGTAAATTTTTCGGTTATAAAATTTGGCTTAATGGAGTGGCCGCCGGTGTTATTTTCGGCGCTGCGTTTTGCCGTTGTTGCTATCCCAGCGGTGCTAATTGTTCCTTTCCCAAAAACAGCAGTGCGTAACGTACTGGCTGTTGGTGTTTTTCTTGGCGTGATAAAGTTTAGTTTGTTGTTTATCGCTATGAAGGTAGGAGCTTCCGCGGGCTTAGCCTCTCTATTGTTACAAGCACAGGTGATGTTCACCATTTTACTAAGCTATATATGGTTTAAGGAAAAAATCACCGTTTACCAGCTGCTAGGGATCTTCATTGCCTGTGGTGGCTTCGCGTTATTTTTTAGCAACAGCTCGGAAAATTTAACGTTGCTTAGTATGCTCTTACTGCTACTTGCGGGGTTGTCTTGGGCGGTATCTAATCTTTTTATGAAACGAGCGGGTGGGGTTAATGTATTGCACTTTATGGTGTGGGTAAGCCTTGTTCCCCCCTTACCTTTGCTGCTGTTTTCTTATTTATTTGAATCAAAGCAACCAATAGCATTATTGCTGAACGCGCAATGGACTACTTGGTTGGCTTTGGCCTATGTCGGCTTTATTTCTACGCTGCTTGCGTTTGCTTTATGGGGGCGTTTGTTGACGAAATATAGTGCGGCAACAGTCACCCCTTTTGCTTTATTGGTTCCGGTGGTGGGAATGCTCACCGCCAGTTTGGCATTTAACGAACACCTAACGATTATAGAATGGATGGGAACCTGTTTAGTATTGTTGGGCCTAATCAGTTGTGTATTTGGAGCAAGCCTACGCACTTGGCTTGCGCGTTAG
- a CDS encoding helix-turn-helix domain-containing protein: MKDFNISFIRLNFIKPIIDGLKAEYGISSQDLGIPDKLLEEPLSLVPQTMCNHWLELAERLSEDPLFMLKLSPYLRFENIQHFNNWVYYTPDLAITFRRINYGTSCLQSGCTFHGLQSGHIIKWCYLNPFVHKQGRLHDSVRVALMMVNMLRHYLGDKFVPLQVNLTGPTRDKPRLEAFFGCKVNVGTAQTEVWLNNSVIAPNNESQWQKQAPLRLNDAQLDELVNIPQPHDMAKSLYSLINFSRYYGRPSVAFLADCLDMSRQQLQRRLLAHGWNFSSMTSYVLCNEAIQYLFKGYQIEDISERLAYSNQQSFCRAFKRLRGITPHQYLQSLNNPPVN; encoded by the coding sequence ATGAAAGACTTTAACATTTCGTTTATTCGATTAAATTTTATCAAGCCGATCATTGATGGATTAAAGGCTGAATACGGCATTAGCAGTCAAGACTTAGGGATCCCCGATAAACTGCTGGAAGAACCGCTGTCCTTGGTCCCTCAAACTATGTGTAATCACTGGTTAGAGCTAGCTGAGCGGCTAAGCGAAGACCCGCTATTTATGCTTAAGTTATCTCCCTACTTGCGCTTTGAGAATATTCAGCACTTTAACAACTGGGTTTATTATACCCCTGATTTAGCGATCACCTTTCGTCGCATCAACTATGGAACCTCATGTTTGCAATCAGGTTGTACATTCCACGGTTTGCAATCGGGTCATATTATTAAATGGTGTTACCTTAACCCTTTTGTACACAAGCAAGGGCGTTTGCACGACAGTGTTCGCGTCGCCCTAATGATGGTAAACATGCTACGCCATTATCTTGGTGACAAGTTTGTTCCACTGCAAGTTAACTTAACAGGTCCTACTAGGGACAAACCTCGATTAGAAGCATTTTTTGGTTGTAAGGTAAATGTCGGTACAGCGCAAACCGAAGTGTGGCTTAATAACTCTGTGATCGCACCCAACAATGAAAGCCAATGGCAAAAGCAAGCACCATTGCGCTTAAATGACGCCCAGTTAGATGAATTAGTGAATATTCCACAACCGCACGACATGGCAAAATCACTCTATTCCCTGATTAACTTCTCGCGCTATTACGGTAGACCGAGTGTGGCCTTTTTAGCGGACTGTTTGGATATGTCTCGGCAACAATTACAACGTCGTTTATTAGCCCATGGCTGGAATTTTTCGTCGATGACTAGCTATGTATTGTGTAATGAGGCCATCCAGTATCTGTTCAAAGGTTATCAGATTGAAGACATTTCAGAGCGCCTAGCATACAGCAATCAACAAAGTTTCTGCCGCGCCTTTAAACGTTTACGCGGTATTACTCCCCATCAATACTTGCAAAGCTTAAACAACCCCCCCGTTAACTAG
- a CDS encoding GFA family protein, which yields MTIYSGKCLCGQISYQVTQLEPRMGHCHCSMCRKFHGAAFATYGEAKAEHFSWLSGVEKLQQYKAHNGTTRQFCGTCGSSLTFAPDNDDGQFIEFSLATLDTDIALKPDAHIFVANKANWNDICDNLPQFKQGRVE from the coding sequence ATGACGATATATTCAGGGAAGTGCTTATGTGGCCAGATATCCTATCAAGTCACGCAATTGGAGCCGCGCATGGGGCATTGCCATTGCAGCATGTGTAGAAAGTTTCATGGCGCGGCATTTGCGACTTATGGCGAGGCGAAGGCTGAACACTTTAGCTGGTTGAGTGGTGTGGAAAAACTGCAACAATATAAAGCTCATAATGGCACCACTCGTCAATTTTGCGGGACTTGCGGTTCCAGTTTAACCTTCGCACCCGACAATGACGATGGCCAGTTTATCGAATTTAGTTTAGCGACCCTAGACACTGATATTGCGCTAAAACCCGATGCACATATCTTTGTTGCCAATAAAGCAAATTGGAATGACATTTGTGACAACTTACCACAGTTTAAACAAGGCAGGGTGGAGTAG
- a CDS encoding WbuC family cupin fold metalloprotein, whose amino-acid sequence MLKIISDKDFSTFSDNAKAAPRQRSHHNVHDSLDANVQRLFIATEPDTYMRPHRHSEAHKWELFLVLKGQLDLLIFNDEGQLTQRHSLSPATNRAIEIPPNTWHGYACMQTGTVGLEIKEGAYVPTPKEDFAPWSPAEGDEEADQYREWMRKAQVK is encoded by the coding sequence ATGTTAAAAATCATTAGCGATAAGGATTTCTCGACCTTTAGCGACAATGCAAAAGCAGCGCCCCGCCAACGTAGCCACCACAATGTGCACGATAGCTTAGACGCTAATGTACAGCGCCTATTCATCGCTACCGAACCAGATACCTACATGCGCCCACATCGCCATAGCGAAGCCCACAAGTGGGAATTATTTTTGGTCCTGAAAGGGCAATTAGATCTATTGATCTTTAATGATGAAGGCCAGCTTACCCAGCGCCATAGTTTGTCACCCGCCACCAACCGAGCGATTGAAATCCCACCTAACACTTGGCATGGTTATGCTTGTATGCAAACCGGAACTGTGGGTTTAGAGATTAAAGAAGGCGCTTACGTCCCCACCCCAAAGGAAGATTTTGCCCCTTGGTCACCCGCCGAAGGCGATGAAGAGGCCGATCAATACCGTGAATGGATGCGTAAGGCCCAAGTAAAATAG
- a CDS encoding DUF481 domain-containing protein: MRPFVLPLLFSFVLSPLLRAETEQTDLPDNIPSISEQFQHDYFSALDLDEDKDWIQLDSGEVIQGELEELYQKEALFDSDELDDLTIDIDDIHRLRTAKWYQVNLRGLGVVRGRLMVNEDKVTIVGKDTHHASRYDVISVYRVAESEADRWENKATLSANIASGNTNTLEINGKLNSERKTALNRTIITYLGVISESNSETTARNHRITLSHDLYKHHDWFFRPILADFYHAPLKNIKLQSQLASQVGYIAVDDDDKKWELSIGPSWQQTRFEEVSAGNSDKESSLGLSFGSNFEIDITKDIELTHDYQMTLSQQKTGGYQHHNLVNLAIDITDDLDLDIDFIWDYTDSPTADADDITPVKNDYRLVVGIGLDF; encoded by the coding sequence ATGCGCCCCTTTGTTCTGCCGCTACTCTTCAGTTTCGTTCTCAGCCCTTTATTGAGAGCAGAAACCGAGCAAACTGACCTTCCGGACAATATACCGTCGATCAGCGAGCAATTTCAGCACGACTACTTCAGTGCGCTCGATCTTGATGAAGATAAAGATTGGATCCAGCTAGATTCAGGTGAAGTGATTCAAGGAGAGTTAGAAGAGCTATACCAAAAGGAAGCATTGTTCGACAGTGACGAGCTCGATGATCTCACCATAGACATTGATGACATCCACCGCTTACGCACAGCAAAGTGGTATCAGGTAAACTTGCGGGGTTTAGGCGTGGTACGAGGCCGCTTAATGGTGAATGAAGATAAAGTTACTATTGTTGGCAAGGATACGCACCATGCCTCTCGTTACGATGTAATTTCGGTATATCGAGTAGCCGAAAGCGAAGCCGACCGCTGGGAAAACAAAGCCACCCTAAGTGCCAACATAGCGAGTGGTAATACCAATACCCTAGAAATCAATGGTAAGTTAAATAGCGAGCGTAAAACCGCATTAAATCGAACGATCATTACCTATCTTGGGGTGATTTCTGAATCGAACAGTGAAACCACCGCACGTAACCATCGTATCACCTTGTCTCACGATTTATACAAGCATCATGATTGGTTTTTTCGCCCCATTTTGGCCGACTTTTACCATGCGCCGCTTAAAAACATCAAGCTACAGTCCCAGCTGGCCTCACAGGTAGGTTATATAGCGGTGGATGATGACGATAAAAAGTGGGAGCTATCAATTGGTCCATCTTGGCAACAAACGCGCTTTGAAGAAGTGAGCGCCGGCAATTCTGATAAAGAAAGCAGCTTGGGTTTATCTTTTGGCTCTAATTTCGAAATAGATATCACTAAAGATATTGAGTTAACCCACGACTATCAAATGACCTTATCACAACAAAAAACCGGTGGTTATCAACATCATAACTTGGTTAATCTAGCTATTGATATTACCGATGATTTAGATTTAGATATCGACTTTATTTGGGACTATACCGACTCGCCAACAGCAGATGCTGACGACATTACGCCCGTTAAAAACGACTACCGCCTTGTCGTTGGGATTGGCTTAGACTTCTAA